From Nitratidesulfovibrio vulgaris str. Hildenborough, a single genomic window includes:
- a CDS encoding C40 family peptidase: MRILFGLVLGFVLLAGGCAERQVLVLPEPAQTGPPPASDTARSVVATARGQLGVPYRAGGLDPRSGFDCSGFIWWTYHQNGINLPRTTAEQATAGAAVPGNVLRPADILVFRTGSGMHGLHTGIYTGNGRFVHSPKPGATVREETLDIPYWRRNFIAARRVVWP, from the coding sequence GTGCGCATCCTCTTCGGGCTGGTTCTCGGATTCGTCCTGCTCGCGGGCGGTTGTGCCGAGCGTCAGGTGCTGGTCTTGCCGGAACCTGCGCAGACGGGGCCGCCACCCGCTTCCGATACCGCCCGGTCAGTGGTCGCCACGGCAAGGGGCCAACTGGGTGTGCCCTACCGTGCGGGAGGGCTCGACCCCCGGTCGGGTTTCGATTGCTCGGGCTTCATCTGGTGGACCTATCACCAGAACGGCATCAATCTGCCACGGACCACTGCCGAACAGGCGACGGCGGGTGCTGCCGTACCCGGCAATGTCCTCCGCCCTGCCGACATCCTCGTGTTCCGTACGGGGTCGGGCATGCACGGCTTGCACACCGGCATCTACACCGGCAACGGTCGTTTCGTGCACAGCCCCAAACCCGGGGCGACCGTGCGTGAAGAGACCCTCGACATCCCTTACTGGCGTCGTAATTTCATCGCGGCGCGGCGTGTGGTCTGGCCCTGA
- a CDS encoding FG-GAP repeat domain-containing protein — protein MKVLMRTALAVLALLLLAASPVFAAPQSYAVLPFQINGPSSYRYLEKAIPQMFSSRLYWKDHFHPVASDAAAKAALPGSEADVAKTQAALGANYAVWGSVTIVGDDCSLDVRVRDPKGKVWPKSSRAKVNDLIAALQTSADAVSAEVFGRASAQPANAAAEPKVVNQMNEAFVVNETQNQQVYLNPQFRYQGNAAGDARMRSQSLPFSALGMLVEDVDGDGKNEVLLLDDKAVYAYRWEGGRLAPAGEFRPNRYLDCLNINSIDLNRDGRREIVITAVDEKSNEPESFILNYAGGQFTEVMTRIGYFLNVVKLPPDFIPVLVGQKTDQPRLFRPGVYEMAKNGDSLMQIKRLDLPEGANVFNFVWVPGGSKGDGDKIVTLTDTERLRVHTAKGGRVAETDESYSGTAKGISIEPNMPGMGRDKVLLKSQYYIPMRMLAVNLDRDDNWELLVNRPISTASQFFERYRFFPQGEIHALYWDGVGLGLQWKTRRVKGSVADFALADVNNDGVQDLVLCVNTHPGALGMESRKTMVLAYPLDLSKVDPNTAAANEQLDQ, from the coding sequence ATGAAGGTGCTCATGCGCACGGCCCTCGCCGTGCTTGCCCTGCTTCTGCTCGCCGCCTCGCCCGTCTTTGCGGCACCGCAAAGCTACGCGGTGCTGCCGTTCCAGATCAACGGCCCCTCGTCCTACCGTTACCTCGAGAAGGCCATCCCCCAGATGTTCTCCTCGCGACTCTACTGGAAGGACCACTTCCATCCGGTAGCGTCAGACGCGGCCGCCAAGGCAGCCCTGCCGGGTTCCGAAGCGGATGTGGCAAAGACGCAGGCCGCCCTCGGCGCAAACTACGCCGTATGGGGCAGCGTCACCATCGTGGGTGACGACTGCAGCCTCGACGTGCGCGTGCGCGACCCCAAGGGCAAAGTCTGGCCCAAGTCGTCGCGTGCCAAGGTCAACGACCTCATCGCCGCTCTCCAGACCTCTGCCGACGCCGTCAGCGCCGAGGTGTTCGGCCGTGCTTCTGCCCAGCCCGCCAACGCCGCCGCCGAACCCAAGGTCGTCAACCAGATGAACGAAGCGTTCGTCGTCAACGAAACGCAGAACCAGCAGGTCTACCTCAACCCGCAGTTCCGCTATCAGGGCAACGCCGCGGGTGACGCGCGGATGCGCAGCCAGTCGCTGCCCTTCTCCGCCCTCGGCATGCTCGTCGAGGACGTGGATGGCGACGGCAAGAACGAAGTGCTGCTTCTCGACGACAAGGCCGTCTACGCCTATCGCTGGGAAGGTGGTCGCCTCGCCCCCGCTGGCGAATTCCGCCCCAACCGCTACCTCGACTGCCTCAACATCAACAGCATCGACCTCAACCGCGACGGGCGCCGTGAAATCGTCATCACCGCCGTGGACGAGAAGAGTAACGAACCGGAGTCGTTCATCCTGAACTACGCCGGTGGGCAGTTCACCGAGGTCATGACCCGCATCGGCTACTTCCTGAACGTGGTCAAGCTGCCGCCGGACTTCATCCCCGTGCTCGTGGGCCAGAAGACCGACCAGCCCCGCCTGTTCCGTCCCGGCGTGTACGAGATGGCGAAGAACGGCGACTCGCTGATGCAGATCAAGCGGCTCGACCTGCCTGAAGGCGCCAACGTGTTCAACTTCGTGTGGGTTCCCGGCGGCTCGAAGGGCGACGGCGACAAGATCGTCACCCTCACCGACACCGAACGCCTGCGCGTCCACACCGCCAAGGGCGGGCGCGTGGCAGAGACCGACGAGTCCTACTCCGGTACCGCCAAGGGCATCTCCATCGAGCCCAACATGCCCGGCATGGGCCGCGACAAGGTGCTGCTCAAGAGCCAGTACTACATTCCCATGCGCATGCTGGCGGTCAACCTCGACCGCGACGACAACTGGGAGTTGCTGGTCAACCGGCCCATCTCCACCGCATCGCAGTTCTTCGAGCGTTACCGTTTCTTCCCGCAGGGTGAGATTCACGCCCTGTACTGGGACGGCGTGGGCCTCGGCCTTCAGTGGAAGACCCGCCGCGTGAAGGGCTCCGTGGCCGACTTCGCCCTTGCCGACGTGAACAACGACGGCGTGCAGGACCTCGTGCTGTGCGTGAACACCCACCCCGGCGCGCTGGGTATGGAATCGCGCAAGACCATGGTGCTCGCCTACCCCCTCGACCTCAGCAAGGTCGACCCGAACACCGCCGCCGCGAACGAACAGCTCGACCAGTAG
- a CDS encoding HU family DNA-binding protein, whose translation MLTKAEFVAALKDSLPDVFETKVSAEKAYDTFCKIMADGVANGQGVRLPGVGALTVTERAARTGRNPQTGQTITIPARKAVKFAAAKALLDGING comes from the coding sequence ATGCTGACCAAAGCCGAATTTGTTGCCGCACTCAAGGATTCTCTGCCTGATGTCTTCGAAACCAAGGTAAGCGCCGAAAAGGCCTACGACACGTTCTGCAAGATCATGGCCGACGGTGTCGCCAACGGGCAGGGCGTGCGCCTTCCCGGCGTGGGGGCGCTGACCGTGACCGAACGCGCAGCCCGCACCGGACGCAATCCCCAGACGGGACAGACCATCACCATCCCCGCCAGAAAGGCCGTGAAGTTCGCGGCAGCCAAGGCACTGCTCGACGGCATCAACGGGTAA
- a CDS encoding NOL1/NOP2/SUN domain family protein, with amino-acid sequence MSHLQALRSFRIVCPAGQIPLVEALLEAQGYRFIPEPFSPWSRRLVEEPRPLGGSLAAFFGLIYIQDRSSMLPPVALAPAAGSAVLDMCASPGSKTGFLAQLVGETGFVLGNEPNRSRLATLRQNLFTLNLLHAATCSYPGESLPLPEGTWDCIQLDPPCSGWGTVERNPQVLKLWQGDKIRPLIALQRLLLAEARRLLRPGGRVVYSTCTTNVDENEAQVRYAIDELGFEPVPLEPPPGFVFAAPELPGCEGVLRVDPQGSAAQGFFVAAFRRPGDDVPVASSPFTPLKATPLHSAELAMPGVLPALLPEGQVSIFGDTAHFLPRQALERLPESFRWQGCAVGKASKAGLRLLPRLRCLMPRPEDARQSGAVALDVDSVEDVAGVLTGRSLPLAETGDASEVCLYWRGLPLCRLRLKGKGAGARALWSER; translated from the coding sequence ATGAGTCACCTGCAAGCCCTTCGCTCCTTCCGTATCGTCTGCCCTGCCGGGCAGATTCCGCTTGTCGAGGCCCTGCTTGAAGCGCAGGGCTACCGTTTCATTCCCGAGCCCTTTTCGCCGTGGTCGAGGCGCCTCGTCGAGGAACCCCGACCGCTTGGTGGCAGTCTGGCCGCCTTTTTCGGGCTCATCTACATCCAGGACAGGTCGTCCATGCTGCCGCCGGTGGCGCTGGCCCCCGCGGCCGGCAGTGCCGTGCTCGACATGTGCGCCAGTCCCGGCAGCAAGACGGGCTTTCTCGCCCAACTGGTGGGTGAGACGGGGTTCGTACTGGGCAACGAACCCAACAGAAGCCGTCTCGCCACGTTGCGGCAGAATCTCTTCACGCTCAACCTGCTGCATGCCGCCACCTGTTCGTACCCGGGCGAATCGCTTCCCCTTCCCGAGGGCACATGGGACTGCATCCAGCTCGACCCCCCCTGTTCCGGCTGGGGCACCGTCGAGCGCAATCCGCAGGTGCTCAAGCTGTGGCAGGGTGACAAGATACGCCCGCTCATCGCGCTGCAACGCCTGCTTCTGGCTGAAGCCAGAAGGCTGCTGCGTCCCGGCGGACGCGTGGTGTATTCGACCTGCACCACCAATGTGGACGAGAACGAGGCGCAGGTGCGCTACGCCATCGATGAACTGGGGTTCGAGCCCGTCCCGCTGGAACCCCCGCCGGGCTTCGTCTTTGCCGCCCCCGAACTGCCGGGGTGCGAAGGCGTCCTGCGGGTGGACCCACAAGGTTCGGCGGCGCAGGGCTTCTTCGTCGCCGCCTTCCGCCGGCCCGGTGACGACGTGCCCGTAGCGTCTTCGCCGTTCACGCCCCTCAAGGCCACGCCCCTGCATTCCGCTGAACTCGCCATGCCCGGTGTGCTTCCCGCCCTGTTGCCAGAGGGGCAGGTGTCCATCTTCGGTGATACGGCGCACTTCCTGCCGCGTCAGGCCCTTGAGAGGCTGCCCGAGAGTTTTCGCTGGCAAGGTTGTGCCGTGGGCAAGGCCAGCAAGGCAGGGCTGCGCCTGTTGCCGCGTCTGCGCTGCCTGATGCCGCGTCCTGAGGACGCCCGCCAGTCCGGTGCCGTGGCCCTTGATGTCGACTCCGTCGAGGATGTCGCCGGAGTGCTCACGGGACGTAGTCTTCCCCTCGCCGAAACGGGTGACGCCAGCGAGGTGTGCCTCTACTGGCGGGGGCTTCCGCTGTGCCGTCTGCGTCTGAAGGGAAAGGGCGCGGGCGCGCGTGCCCTGTGGTCGGAGCGTTGA